The Micropterus dolomieu isolate WLL.071019.BEF.003 ecotype Adirondacks linkage group LG11, ASM2129224v1, whole genome shotgun sequence genomic interval TTCTAAAAATAACTACCACAACAGAGTGTAGGATTATTCAGGTTGTCAGATTTTAAGTGTTAGTATAAATCTCGTGGGATTTTTATCTCTTAATTCCTGTTTTTAACATATTTCTATTCACAGATAAACTAAATCATATAACAAATATCATGAAGCTGACTTCAGATATTGTGTGAAACACTTCTTACTTTGTCCATGTCCTGTTTGAAGCCGCTGTAGACAGTGTTACTCTTTGATACCGTGCCTTGGAATTCATCAAACTTCCTGGAGTACATATCAAGCTGAGGACAAATGGTGAGAAAAACATGATACGTGCCTCAAGAGTGGTTGAAAAAGACTTTTTTTTGCCCATGATGTCCTGTTACTGTACCTGGGTCTTCATATCATTTTCTTGCTCCTTCATGACCTTCACTTGCAATTTATACTCTGCTGCCTGTTTTATCAGCTGtggaatattaaaatgtttcatgaaAATGAGCATTAGGGGATTAGAATAGCAAATATGTTATTCAAATGCTTGTAGCACTCGATAAATCTAATACACAAAACGTACGCGCTCTTTTTCCAGCTTGTgcttctcctctgcctccttcagtATCATGTTTGCCTGCGTGAGCTTGGTTTCCAGCAGCTTTTCTTTCAGGTCTCTGTGTTTGAAGACCTTTTCCAGGTTCTGGAAGACATTCAGGTGAATTTATGAGTCATTTTCACACAGAAATCTGTTTCATTTCTTGTTCAGGGAGCTTGGctacataaaactaaaataGTGCAGCTAATAAATGTACGACCTGGGTGAAATGTGCAAATAATTCATGTGTTTGAAACTGGAACGGAGGCCCAGATGTGGAAGGTTTTTACATAAGTTCAGCTAGTGTCAGGGAAGTTTGCACTTGAGGTTGAGGTTTACAAATTCACTTTCAAAGTTGTGTTTTGAACCCATGTGTGCTCAGTATGTGGCAGGATTAATACCGCCTCTCGCTGGTCGTATTGTGCAATGAGCCCCTTCAGTTTTTCTGCCAGGGCGCTGTTCTCCTGGCACAGCTTGGTGTTGCGGCCGCTGTGTTCCTCGATTTGAGCCTGAATCTCACTTAGTGTCCCCTGGAAATGGGTGGTGATCTCTTTCCTCTTTAGGTCGTCCTCTCTGCACCTCTGCAGGGTCTCTTCCTGCATTTCAGGGACGGATGTTAAAGCTCAAAACAAGCTTGTATACATTTGCAATTAGCACTGTAACGTAGCGTTAGGGGTGTCTTTAGGTTGTTGCATCAGATACTGTTGTTACTTCACACGTCAATCTATAAAGCATAATGCCACATAAAACCTTTGACTTTgctattacattttattttatattaaaatgcagTATCCCATATAGCTGAATATTTCATTATGTTTGTTCTAACACTTTCAACAAGTAattgaagaaatattaaaaatcaccAAGACTGCTCCTGTACATCCAATGTAAATGTATTCTAgattaattatttcatttatgtTATCACACAAATCAGCATGATTAGCTGTATTCGATATATTTGTAAACTGTAGGAGCTCCACTAgaattaaaaaggaaatattctGGTTAGAATAAGCTTCACAACATGAGTTGTGGGTGTGGCAGTTTAAGAGGTCAAATCCTGAAGCTTTGACATAATGGTTGATCTTTGATGCCAGCTGACGTCACAGCAGGCTACAACAGATGGTTACAACACCCGTCACCAAAAATCAACACCTAACATCAAATTACAATTTCAGTAGCTCAGATTAGACACAATCTTTCTAAGGAATCTGTTTTAAGTGTTTAGTTATTCTTAAATAATACCAGCTAAACTTCACTGAGCAGACATGACAGGAGCTGAAGTACCTTTAAGGTCTTGTTGTGCCGCTGCAGCTCTCGGCAGAGCCCCTCCAGTTTACTACGAGCCAGCACGGCCCGGCTGTGCTCGCTCTGCAGCTGGTCCTTCTCCTTCATCACTTGGAGCAACTTCTTCTGCAGAACCTTCAGCTGCTTCTGATCACTCCGATGCTCCTCCAACTGCAAAAAGGTCCCCATGCAAAGGGGAAAGATGCTTATCACTGGTATGTTCTTACTctccttaattttttttatattcatccACTCACCAGCTCAGCATGCTTCTTGATGATGGCTTCCAGTTTCTGTTCAGGAGTGTTGAGTTTGTTCAaactttgcatcagcagcatGGCTTCCTTCCCTAAACAGCCACAGAGTTAAACATCACATGTCAGTCAAGTCAggcttaatttttttaattacccCAGAGCACGAGTTGAATCAGATATATTGCGCTCTGATATATAAATCGGAAGTTATTCATTAAATAACTTATTTTGGAAAACCTGTCCGGGATTGCGAGTTATGTAAGGCGTGTTGAAATACTATTTCATCTGCTGCTGCAGATGGATGCACTTACACACTTTACAGCTCCTCTTACATACCTATCAGTTTCTGTACTTGGACTTTTGCAGACTGAGCTGAATGAAACCCACCTCAgttaaaaatcaataaaacattttgggaaaaaaacaaaacacctagATTTTTCAGCATCTTCTTCTCCAGTTTCTGGTCCTTGCGGGTGTCTGCCTCTTTGATGGCTGTGACCTCCTCTGCGTCCTCTGGCTCAGCGGGAATCTCTGCCGCCTGGTAGGTGCTAATGATGTCCTCCAGCTGCTGGGCCAGGTCCTCTGTCAGGTCAATGTGCTGACCCTCGGCTGGCGACGCCTCTGGACCCAGGGGTGCAGGGCTGCTCTCCTGGCAAGCCTCCATTATTCTGAGCTAGTACTGAGAGGGAAATAGTTGATGTGATGAACCTGATGAATAAACGTCTCATTCATCTCATCCTGACATTGTTATCCAAAGAATTAGTCTCCCATAATAAACTCTGACATTTTCACATGTTCATCCCATTTTGTGAGTTCACTGAGCATTAAGAGGAGGAAACTTTTCTGAATAACAATCACCTAGCTCCACTGAGAATCATCCTGACTGTTCAGTGTgaattttaatatgaatatgCCTGAGTCCAATCAGTATCAAATCAATGTCATCTACATAGAAGTTACTAACGTGTCTTAGTTACTTCCTTCTTGCTTTCTGTTTAGTTTTTGGATTTAATCCATAAGTGTCCACAACCCTAaccctaaataaatgtaatgtgataGTACTGAACTCAATCAACTTCTGTTTTACTAAAAGTAGATTTGCTAAGTTCAGGATACATGAAAAAGCATTACAATAGACCGTTTCCACAGCAGGCATCATATGTCCTAGAATGGAAAGcccaggtgttactaataacattaacaatgatTCTGTTCTATTTCAGTATCCCAGTAAGCcttgacagtgagccagcatgcacaacacgaggaccctgaaactgaagcagctaaatggaattccaccatcattaattttatttgttacacctgtgcttttcctactgtaaCTGAGCAGACAACCTATAGAGCAAGACTGATAAATTGGCCGGGCTGATATGTCAGCTGATATTAGCCTTTTGTAGATTAGAGCTGCAGCGATCAGTCAAAAGACGGACATGTTCAAGCAAAGATGCAAAACATTTGCTGGtccagcttctcagatgtgaggattcatttttattgcttttatttgtgACATACTGACTATCCTTGGGTTTTGGACTATTGGTCtggcaaaacaacacatttatgaGTTATTAAGACTTTTATCATGGGTATTTTTCAGGATTTCACATTACATATTTTAGACCAAacgattaatcgagaaaataatctgcagattaatctataatgaaaaGTTAAATCACCACCTCCCTCAGCAGGTACCACCATGGAGCAAGGCACTTAACAGCTAGAAGGAGCTCAGTGACAAACagatgcttttttaaaaaataattgtatGTGCTTCAGTattttcttggtcttgacaaCATATTGTGCTTTCCTCTTCAGACAGGCATATATAGGTAAATGTCGCTTTTTGACTAAAAAGTGATTCAACCCCAGTCAATTAAGGTGGCAACAAATCTTATTAGTGTACCACAGTGACTGAAAATAAGTAATACGGTGTATTTAGTGCCTGTTTTCATCTGTCTTGTTTTGTACAGGCTCACAGCCAGAGCCTGTTTACGTGCATAAAATTAGTGCACCCTTCACTCTGTCTGTACTTTCACAAGCAGAGCACATGGCACCTGTTCCAGACCCCACAGGCTATTTTAGGAACTTCTTAATATGGgcaagttatttatttatttctaatcCACTCTTATTGATGTCAGTGTCCGTGGTTGTGTGTACAAAAGATGCATTTCCAACTATAAATATATTGGTAACTAAAAAATATTGGTATTACATAAGTGACCCCATTTCTGTTCAGCATTTTTATAGGTGGCAGATATCCAAATGGAAATTACTGTAGGAAAAGGcattattgatttattcacTGTCCAAGGAACAGTGGTCCTGCACAATCagagaaatacataaatacataaaaagtgTTATCTTAACAAAATTAATCTCTCCCTATTCTGTTAACATGTGACACAGGCAAGTCTCAACTGACTTAACTCCTCGTTTTTCAACAAACTTGGCAAGCTTCAGAAAGCCATCAAATTCAAACAAACAGTTATTAGTACCTTTAAGGGTAAGAAGAGGTTTGGAAACTATCTCAAGCACACAGTTTAAGATAATTGCTATgctattttaatgtaaatatccCTGAAGAAGCAGGGTAATGAACAAACGGGGTCTTACCAGGACCAAGGGCCAGAGTGGGAAAAAGAAGAGTGTCGAGGGGCTTGGACAGTCTACTaccacaaacacaacagctgtgACCACCTCAAAATAAACCAGAAGAGCACAgctctgagcagagagagggaggacagaggTACTGTCCTCCCAACTTACAAAAACACACCATAGTCCTGTGATTGTAATCTAAGCAGGGATTTACCTCAGAGCGTGACATACAGTAGCTGCCTGTATGAGTACAATGAAAATGCTTCATcgttgtcatttttttttctgttaagcTCTTCAGCAGCCATTTTATGTGAGGCTCTGCTGCTTTAAACAAATGCCgtactcattttattttaagctgGGTTGCTGTTAACAGCCATATAATTATTCTAACAAATGGGCCTGACAGACCTAGTCACTgagcaggagagggaaaaaattTTAACTGTCTCTCTGATTGGCCAGAATTAGAACAGACCTCCACCCCAACCCAGAGTAGATAATGCGCTCTAAGATCACAGTCATTTCCTTGCCTAATATATGCTTAACACATGCAGTATTTCCTTACAGTGCAGTACACTGTATGTTCTGCAGTTACACAGtggggatttgttgaatttgactCAACGTTAAAATGGCTCAATATTATCCACAAGGTGAGAACTATATTTGGaagcattcatttatttttcttgttccATGTTATGACTGCAGTAATAATTTTTCACCAGGGGATGTCGCTGGTAGGAGTCTCTCCAATTTTTTTCCTGACTCCCccctcaaaataaaatgtgaatgacTTCATCTGAAAACGCGTCCTTGTGTGCTCTAATTTGAACAATCGTGAGTTATGCAGGTGGAAAGTCATGGAAGCCATTTtcaataataaagttaaaaacatgaaataagcTGCAACACACATCCTTGGGTTAGAAGTATAttcttttaaaacaattttgaaTTTAATCTGAAAAAGTAGAGCACCAAACAATAAAGTCCCCATAGCATAAAAGAGGCACTCCGTCCTGACTAACCAGTTTTGATGCAAATAGCTTAACAACGGATTGGCTACTGAGGTTTTTTCCTCAAAAAATCTTAGCTGAGAGGTAAAATGATttgtcctctgtgtgttttacagGGAATTTCATAGACATGAGAGGCACAATGCAGTTCAGTAAATATgaatacacaataaaaacaaaacacaaacacaatctgaATACATACTCTATGCAAAAGCAAATAGAAGGCTTCACTTTCCCTTCACATGTTATGAGCATTTTGCACCGTTACCACGACAAATAAAATGACATAACCATGAAATCAAAGCTACATACATCTTCAGAAAGGGAAACTTAAAGCAGTGCACCTTTAAAAATTCTTTTATGTAAACATGAGTGAACaaagtgttttctgattttGAAATCCATTCTCAAACTGGTAACATAACCACTTCAAGATATGaatacacttttcttttttaaagatgAGACACACGGTGTTAGCAATCAACACTGTGCTATTCACTCTCATTAAACTTCCGTTACGTCAACTGCAGATATTTTACCTCTTAAAGAGATGCAAACAATCCGCATAAAAAGTTTTCAGAATTCAACACTGCAAAAATAGTTTAAATCATAAAAATACACGTATATATACAGAAGAAGTAATGCATTTGGTGAGTGATTACTTACATTTTGAGCTGAAGCACAGTAATAGTCAACCAACTCACGATGTTAATCATTACTTTAGTATTACTTACAGTAAGTGATATTGATTTATCCAGTTATACTTgaaatgcaataaaacacaCTATTGACTGATCATCATAGCCCCTTGAATCTGTGTGCAACATGTTTCACAAAATGAGCAACGTGAAAATACGACTGGAATGTTTCAAAACCACAACAGAacataacatgttttactcCCCCATTTTCACTGACCAAGTCAGTTAAGGATGAAAGTGCATCGTCAAAACTCATAAAATGCTTATGGTCATCTGtataagagagagaaaaaatactGTTTAATCATAGCAAAGACATGAGATTAAAAGCAATGCCAGCGTGGCTCACTGCATAACTGCATCACTGCTGCATAAGTACAGATATACCATATAAATAGTAGTCAAATATTTACCAGTATCAATAAGTGCTCAAGTtctaatatataaatacatctTACAGTATTCATAATTACATATTAACTTCCTCTATTTTTGTGCAATAGCAAATCCCATGCATTTTTACCAAGATACAAACCACAACATTAAGAAAAATGCAACataagaaacattttttaagaTTGTTTCACATAAATCAAGCTGCATCCGTCTGTCAGAGGAACTGACgggaaaaacagaagaaaaagcttTCCTTTGAACGAACTCTCTGACAGCGCTGACACTTCTGAATAAAGAGTACCTCGACATTTTTCCTTAATTAACAACcttcagaaaacaaaatgatgaaaagcaaaataaaggCACAGACCCTTGCCGCTTGATCAGAAGCACCAAACTGCACAAGAAGCGTCTACTTAAAATTTGGTCAGACTGTTTCATAATACACACACTTTTCCCCTTATAAATAGTCTTTATTTACTGCACTACTGCATCACACCTTGATATGATTACATTAAACAACAGTCTATTTTCAaagtacacatacagtaaaatacacTGTTTGTATGCATCTAAGAAGGAGTATATGTTAAGGACATTTGTACAGAAtccataaatataatttatgtgCAATTGTACGCAAACTACTATGTCAAACAAAGGCATATTAGCATAATATCTTTCCATATTGCACCTGCACCCAATAATGATTCTCCACCTTGCAAGATTTCCTGCGGCTCATCCAATCATTTCAGATCTCTCAGGTCTCTGAAGAGAAGAGCACATTAGACAGGGTgtgtttcttcttcactctgaAGGTTTGATCTACACTCAGATTTTAAAAGGAGTTGTCTAGAGTATGTGCAAGACCAGAGGAAGTGTTGTTATATTGCCTCTAATGGGATAAAGAGGAGGTTATGTGCCTAAAGGGCTATGGACAACAAAGTTGCAGGTGTGGCAAGGAGGCAATCGTTCCTGAATCAAATCAAGGAGACAGAAAATGCGGTTTTCAATGAGGGTCCTCTGTAGTAATCTTCAATGAGGCGATGGCTTTCAAGCAGGTCTGGACGTACTCCTCCTGTCTACTTTCCGTGACTCCGG includes:
- the txlnbb gene encoding taxilin beta b; amino-acid sequence: MEACQESSPAPLGPEASPAEGQHIDLTEDLAQQLEDIISTYQAAEIPAEPEDAEEVTAIKEADTRKDQKLEKKMLKNLGKEAMLLMQSLNKLNTPEQKLEAIIKKHAELLEEHRSDQKQLKVLQKKLLQVMKEKDQLQSEHSRAVLARSKLEGLCRELQRHNKTLKEETLQRCREDDLKRKEITTHFQGTLSEIQAQIEEHSGRNTKLCQENSALAEKLKGLIAQYDQREANLEKVFKHRDLKEKLLETKLTQANMILKEAEEKHKLEKERLIKQAAEYKLQVKVMKEQENDMKTQLDMYSRKFDEFQGTVSKSNTVYSGFKQDMDKMAKKMKKLDKECQSWKSRFDGCNKSLIDMVADKAIKEKEFELITIKNQKLENLCRALQEERKSLYEKLQGAGSQPDSNTTEPTEKVVPEVRETPQVPKDDQPVQNTAAPAVIPTLESPLTKELAKLKSEQARLKEIASSFTISHIIPTETGTSQSQGLSEGVQEPEESHIEESNGEHLQEVAEDGCQEQRDLEMESVD